Part of the Arcobacter sp. LA11 genome, TTAAGTCCCATATAAAGACTTCCATAATTTATATTTGTTTGTAATAAATACATAATAACTGTAAGAACTATTGTAATATTTGTAAGCGTAAAATCTTTACTTTTGAACATTATTTTTAAATACCTTTATAGAGCAATCCACTCTTTGTTTTATTGCATTTTTATACATAAATTGAAAATCAGTATACACCCTAAATATCTCTTTTGAGTTAATTCTAAAAGATGTCATAACTGAACCTGAGTTTAGCGTACATTCTTCATTTTTTTTATTAGGATTTTTTTTATCATTTTCAATTAATTCATATTTTATTTTTAAATATTTTTCTATATCTTCTTTAGGATTAGTTCCTATTGCATCAATAAAAAACTTATTCATTTCAGCTAAAGAAACTACTTCTTGTATACTTGAAGGCATGAACTCTGCTTTTAAATATGAACCTTCGAGTTTATAATAACCTTTATTTAGAGCTTTTATAGACTTATTCAAAAGTTTTTGATTAAAAACTTTTGAATAAGTATAATTTTGCTGTTCACATTCTAATTGAATATTTTCTTTTTGGGGATTTTTTTGGTCTTCATCTTTTACTATATATTTGGAATATAGAACGATTACAACTGTAATCATAATAATAGTAGCAAGAGTAAAAAAGTTATTTATAACTTGACTATCTCTTGCTCCTCTTTTCATAATTTAGTTTTTTAATTAAACTAAAGCTTCTTTTAGAACATCTTCTATTACATCAACAGCCTTAATTTCCATAGCTTCTTTAACTTCACAAGGAATATCTTCTAAATCTCTTTGGAAATTCTTTCTAGGGATTAATGCAAGTTTCATTTTTGCTTTATATGCAGCAATTAGCTTCTCTTTTAATCCACCAATTGGTAATACTTTTCCTGTAAGTGTAAGTTCTCCTGTCATCGCAACATCAGAACGAACCTCTTTTTCACTTAAAATTGAAGCAATTGTAACAGCCATCGTTATACCAGCACTTGGCCCATCTTTTGGAGTTGCACCTTCTGGAATATGTAAATGAATGTCATATCTTTTGTAAATCTCACTTGCATCAACTTTAATTTTTTCTTCTTCCTCTTTTGCAGTCTTAGGAATAATCTCTTTATCAATTTTTAATTTTTTATTATCAATTAATAATTTCACCACAGAATAAGAAATTTTAGAAGACTCTTTCATAACATCACCTAAGTTTCCAGTTACTGAAATAAGTCCTTTTCCTCTTAGCTTAACTGCTTCAATTTTTAAAACATCACCACCAACAGCTGTCCAAGCTAAACCATTTGTAACACCAATAGAGTTTTTCTTATCTGCTGGATCAATTTCAAAAATTGGGTTATCTAAAAATTCTTTTATATTATTTGTATTAATCGATACTTTCTTTAAATCTCTATTTTTAAGAAGTTTCTTAACTGCTTTTCTAAATAATTTTGCAAATACACGTCTAAGATTTCTAACACCTGCTTCTCTAGTATATTTAGAAATAATAGTTTCAATAGTAACTTTAGATAATGTAATTTCACTTCTTTTTAATCCATGCTTTTGAAGCTCTTGAGGGATTAAATAATCTTTTGCAATATGATACTTCTCATTTGGAGTATATGAAGACATTTCAATAAATTCCATTCTATCTCTAAGTGCAGGAGGAATTCTCCTTGCATCATTTGCAGTAGCTACAAAAATACACTGAGATAAATCAATTGCAAAATTTAAATATAAATCTCTAAATTCATGATTTTGTTCAGGGTCTAAAACTTCAAGCATTACAGCAGTTGGGTCACCTCTGTGATTTGCACCTAACTTATCAATTTCATCAAGTACAATTACTGGATTCATTTGTTTAGCATCAACTAAACCTTTTACAATTCGTCCAGGCATCGCTCCAACATATGTTCTTCTATGACCTCTTAGTTCATTCACATCTTCCATACCACCAAGAGCAATTCTTACAAGTGGTCTTTTTAAAGCTTGTGAAATTGAGTTTGCTAATGATGTTTTACCAACACCAGGAGGTCCCACAAAACATAAAACTGTTCCACGTGAGCGCGTATTTTCAATTTTTCTTTCTTCAAGCATCTCTTTAACTGCAAAATACTCTGAAATTCTCTCTTTTGGTTTATCTAAAGAATAATGGTCATCATTTAACTGATCTTCAACATTCTTAACTGAAATTTTTTCATCCGAATATTTTCCAAATGGTACATCAAGTACGTTTTCAATGTAAGTTTGTAGAAGTGCGCTATCCGGAGAGTCTTGATGCATTCTTGATAATTTATCAATTTGCTTTTTAGTCTCTTTATATCCATCTGCTGGCATATCTTTTTTAATTTTTTTAAGCTTTTTCTTATAAGCTTTGATTTCAACATCTTTTTGATTATCTCCACCAAGCTCTTTTTGAATAGCTTTTATTTGCTCTTTTAAGAAGTAATCTTTATGAGTTTTCTCAATTTTAGAATTTACTTTTTGAGTAATCTCTTTTTGAATTTTAAAACTCTCTATTTCTCTTTTAATAGTTTCTATTATTTCTAATAATCTTTTTTCAATATTTGTTTGAGCAAAGAGTACAAAAGCTTCTTCTTTTTTCACTCTTAATACAGATGAAATTAAATCAGCAATTCTAGTAGCATCATCATTTTCTTCAATAGTTTTAATTAAATCAGCAGGAAACTTAGAATTAATTCTTGAAAGTTT contains:
- the lon gene encoding endopeptidase La; the protein is MELENYDSFPQEIPLVIEDDVFLYPFMIAPLFLSNEENIKAVEHAIEENKLVIVSVSKVGFEGKRETDSFYNVGVIGNIMRKVSLPDGKIKVLFQGLAKGRIESFDAEKPIFAQVDKLEDEEYTQESVDSIINVLREQVKKLSRINSKFPADLIKTIEENDDATRIADLISSVLRVKKEEAFVLFAQTNIEKRLLEIIETIKREIESFKIQKEITQKVNSKIEKTHKDYFLKEQIKAIQKELGGDNQKDVEIKAYKKKLKKIKKDMPADGYKETKKQIDKLSRMHQDSPDSALLQTYIENVLDVPFGKYSDEKISVKNVEDQLNDDHYSLDKPKERISEYFAVKEMLEERKIENTRSRGTVLCFVGPPGVGKTSLANSISQALKRPLVRIALGGMEDVNELRGHRRTYVGAMPGRIVKGLVDAKQMNPVIVLDEIDKLGANHRGDPTAVMLEVLDPEQNHEFRDLYLNFAIDLSQCIFVATANDARRIPPALRDRMEFIEMSSYTPNEKYHIAKDYLIPQELQKHGLKRSEITLSKVTIETIISKYTREAGVRNLRRVFAKLFRKAVKKLLKNRDLKKVSINTNNIKEFLDNPIFEIDPADKKNSIGVTNGLAWTAVGGDVLKIEAVKLRGKGLISVTGNLGDVMKESSKISYSVVKLLIDNKKLKIDKEIIPKTAKEEEEKIKVDASEIYKRYDIHLHIPEGATPKDGPSAGITMAVTIASILSEKEVRSDVAMTGELTLTGKVLPIGGLKEKLIAAYKAKMKLALIPRKNFQRDLEDIPCEVKEAMEIKAVDVIEDVLKEALV